The proteins below are encoded in one region of Aquisphaera giovannonii:
- a CDS encoding Gfo/Idh/MocA family protein: MRAPSETPRAGSNRRNFLQATCAAASLAPALGVASASAKGANERLGVGFIGTGGRAQAHIDIVMALRERGVAEPVAVCDVYRPRLDAAAKKTGAKAYMEHEALLADPRVDVVCVATPDRLHAPQTIDAIKAGKDVYCEKPLTHWGQFEVAKTIEDLAAQQGRLVQVGTQHMADDNYPEIIRLVREGIIGKPMHATCSYFRRGDWGERMPIPDAAARPGPDLLWDRFLGDAPKVPFSVSRFFQWRMYWDYAGGPATDLLVHTFTPVFCVLELGYPDRVFGGGGTFEYNREVPDQCNILADYPGGPSVVMTNSLSNATPADTVIRGTDGIITWGMLQGGQEYGVRIVPFGKGRRELIIPWKGQGDTSKLWVDFLSCVKRRKQPLCNIAMAVKVQAPLSMGIVSHRSSKVVKFDQASKTFACV, encoded by the coding sequence ATGCGCGCACCGAGCGAGACACCCCGAGCCGGCTCGAATCGTCGGAACTTCCTCCAGGCCACCTGCGCCGCCGCGAGCCTGGCCCCCGCGCTGGGCGTGGCCTCGGCCTCCGCGAAGGGGGCCAACGAGCGGCTCGGCGTCGGTTTTATCGGCACCGGCGGCCGGGCGCAGGCCCACATCGACATCGTGATGGCGCTCAGGGAGCGAGGGGTCGCGGAGCCGGTCGCGGTCTGCGACGTCTACCGGCCTCGCCTCGACGCGGCCGCGAAGAAGACGGGTGCGAAGGCCTACATGGAGCACGAGGCGCTCCTCGCCGATCCCCGTGTTGACGTCGTCTGCGTCGCCACACCCGACCGGCTCCATGCGCCCCAGACCATCGACGCGATCAAGGCCGGCAAGGACGTCTATTGCGAGAAGCCGCTGACCCACTGGGGCCAGTTCGAGGTGGCCAAGACGATCGAGGACCTCGCCGCGCAGCAAGGCCGCCTCGTGCAGGTCGGCACGCAGCACATGGCGGACGACAACTATCCGGAGATCATCCGCCTGGTCCGCGAGGGGATCATCGGCAAGCCTATGCACGCGACGTGCAGCTACTTCCGCCGCGGCGACTGGGGCGAGCGCATGCCCATCCCCGACGCCGCCGCCCGGCCCGGCCCGGACCTCCTCTGGGACCGGTTCCTCGGCGACGCCCCGAAGGTCCCGTTCTCGGTCTCCCGGTTCTTCCAGTGGCGGATGTACTGGGACTACGCCGGCGGGCCCGCCACCGACCTGCTCGTCCACACCTTCACGCCGGTCTTCTGCGTGCTGGAGCTGGGCTACCCCGACCGCGTGTTCGGCGGCGGCGGCACCTTCGAATACAACCGCGAGGTGCCCGACCAGTGCAACATCCTCGCCGACTACCCCGGCGGGCCGTCGGTCGTGATGACCAACTCCCTCTCCAACGCCACGCCGGCCGACACCGTGATCCGCGGCACCGACGGCATCATCACCTGGGGCATGCTCCAGGGCGGCCAGGAGTACGGCGTCCGCATCGTCCCGTTCGGCAAGGGCAGGCGCGAGCTGATCATCCCGTGGAAGGGCCAGGGCGACACGAGCAAGCTGTGGGTCGACTTCCTGAGCTGCGTGAAGCGCCGCAAGCAGCCGCTCTGCAACATCGCGATGGCCGTGAAGGTGCAGGCCCCGCTCTCGATGGGCATCGTCTCGCACCGGAGCAGCAAGGTGGTGAAGTTCGACCAGGCGTCGAAGACGTTCGCCTGCGTGTAA
- a CDS encoding sugar phosphate isomerase/epimerase family protein, with protein MGRVNIGVNMEFVRRDDKPFEWGVAKAAELGYEYVEPMVHWGRELLSEAGYFHSVSMLDDPLRIRRACEKERIKVSGLSAHCPLIKPEISVEYLKQAVRYAAEIGAPVVNSDEGPKPDWTTDAEDHVLMRYTLMEACRVAVPRKIRIGLEPHQQYSKTPAGLDRIYALVDSPAIGINFDTGNSYLAGRDPYAWLERVKDRLVHLHAKDISVEQSNTERGKVTGTPVGCACGDGVIDWQRVVSICKTCDRDIVFSVECGTIDQAARSIDHLRRFV; from the coding sequence ATGGGTCGCGTGAACATCGGCGTCAACATGGAGTTCGTCCGGCGCGACGACAAGCCGTTCGAGTGGGGCGTCGCCAAGGCGGCCGAACTGGGGTACGAGTATGTCGAGCCGATGGTCCACTGGGGCCGCGAGCTGCTCAGCGAGGCGGGCTACTTCCACAGCGTGTCGATGCTCGACGACCCGCTCCGCATCCGCCGCGCCTGCGAGAAGGAGCGGATCAAGGTCTCCGGCCTGTCGGCCCACTGCCCGCTGATCAAGCCCGAGATCAGCGTCGAATACCTGAAGCAGGCCGTCCGCTACGCGGCGGAAATCGGAGCCCCCGTCGTCAACTCCGACGAGGGGCCGAAGCCCGATTGGACGACGGACGCGGAAGACCACGTGCTCATGCGCTACACCCTGATGGAGGCCTGCCGCGTGGCGGTGCCGCGCAAGATCCGGATCGGTTTGGAGCCGCACCAGCAGTACAGCAAGACCCCGGCCGGGCTGGACCGGATCTACGCCCTGGTGGACTCGCCGGCGATCGGCATCAACTTCGACACCGGCAATAGCTACCTCGCGGGGCGGGACCCGTACGCCTGGCTGGAGCGCGTGAAGGATCGGCTGGTGCACCTGCACGCGAAGGACATTTCGGTCGAGCAGTCCAACACCGAGCGAGGCAAGGTCACCGGCACGCCGGTCGGCTGCGCCTGCGGCGATGGCGTGATCGACTGGCAGCGCGTGGTGTCGATCTGCAAGACATGCGACCGCGACATCGTCTTCAGCGTCGAGTGCGGGACGATCGACCAGGCGGCCCGCAGCATCGATCACCTGCGGCGATTCGTCTGA
- a CDS encoding AraC family transcriptional regulator, whose protein sequence is MGRTTPIYAERDRTYQADTCRPLVRGVQSGEVTLRALARGHYPGHPLTSRSIPEVKSVGYWDAQQPQSWGLDWHRNEGIELTFLESGTLAFAVDGQRFRLHPGDLTITRPWQRHRVGGPNVGAGRLHWLILDLGVRRPHQSWRWPPWLVLTREDRDGLTRLLRHNEQPVWRAMPELRLCFQQIARTVEQVDQGGHLSRLAIKINELLLLVYETLQAHDPVLDEGLTDTARTVTLFLEDLRGNLDVLSEEWTVPEMAARCGLGATRFNDYCRSLTNLSPLQFLNQCRLDAASRLLRESPELGVTQVALRCGYGSSQYFANAFRRRFECSPTAYRSG, encoded by the coding sequence ATGGGTCGAACCACCCCGATCTACGCCGAGCGTGACCGAACTTACCAGGCCGACACGTGCCGGCCGCTGGTGCGCGGCGTGCAGTCCGGCGAGGTCACGCTCCGGGCGTTGGCACGGGGCCACTACCCCGGCCACCCGCTGACGAGCCGTTCGATCCCCGAGGTGAAGTCGGTCGGGTACTGGGACGCACAGCAGCCCCAGAGCTGGGGGCTGGACTGGCATCGCAACGAGGGGATCGAGCTGACGTTCCTGGAGAGCGGCACGCTCGCGTTCGCGGTCGATGGCCAGCGGTTCCGCCTGCATCCCGGCGACCTGACGATCACCCGGCCCTGGCAACGCCATCGCGTGGGCGGCCCGAACGTCGGGGCCGGCCGGCTCCACTGGCTGATCCTGGACCTCGGCGTCCGCCGCCCCCACCAGTCGTGGCGGTGGCCCCCCTGGCTGGTGCTCACGCGAGAGGACCGCGACGGTCTCACGCGGCTCCTCCGCCACAACGAGCAGCCCGTCTGGCGCGCGATGCCCGAGCTTCGCCTCTGCTTTCAGCAGATCGCCCGGACGGTCGAGCAGGTGGACCAGGGTGGCCACCTCTCCAGGTTGGCGATCAAGATCAACGAGCTTTTGCTGCTCGTCTACGAGACGCTCCAGGCCCACGATCCGGTGCTCGACGAGGGTCTGACCGACACGGCGAGGACGGTCACGCTGTTCCTGGAAGACCTCCGCGGCAACCTCGACGTCCTGTCCGAGGAATGGACGGTGCCCGAGATGGCCGCCCGCTGCGGCCTGGGCGCCACGCGGTTCAACGACTATTGCCGGTCGCTCACGAACCTCTCGCCGCTCCAGTTCCTCAACCAGTGCCGCCTGGACGCCGCCAGCCGGCTCCTCCGCGAGAGCCCGGAGCTGGGTGTGACCCAGGTCGCCCTGCGCTGCGGCTACGGCTCGTCCCAGTACTTCGCCAACGCCTTCCGCCGGCGCTTCGAGTGCTCGCCGACCGCCTATCGGTCGGGCTAG
- a CDS encoding Gfo/Idh/MocA family protein yields the protein MKRLRVGVIGVGHLGQHHARILAALPDVQLVAVADSRPEQARLVAGRLGTEALDDYRELLDRVDAVSVAVPTTLHREVAGAFLARGIPALVEKPLAGSLAEAEELVALARSTGAVLQVGHIERFNPALSALQQKPLRPRFIHAERLSTYTFRSTDIGVVHDLMIHDIDLILSMVSAPVQSVSAVGLSLFSEREDVADARVQFEDGTVANITASRASYTAVRKMRIWATEGYASIDFATKQATLVQPSDAFLAGQLGLEGVDTAQPAAVKEHLFGKILRVDKVETSGREPLALELEEFVRCVRGEARPRVGGEEALRAMRLADQILKSLEAHRWEGEPSVATAPALPPASTSVFRGPHAWRLNSLRRSQASKPAGY from the coding sequence ATGAAGCGACTGCGCGTCGGCGTGATCGGGGTCGGGCACCTGGGCCAGCACCACGCGAGGATCCTCGCCGCGCTGCCGGACGTGCAGCTCGTGGCCGTGGCCGACTCCCGGCCGGAGCAGGCCCGGCTCGTGGCGGGACGCCTGGGTACCGAGGCCCTGGATGACTATCGCGAGCTGCTGGACCGGGTGGACGCCGTGTCCGTGGCCGTGCCCACGACCTTGCACCGCGAGGTCGCCGGCGCCTTCCTCGCCCGGGGCATCCCCGCGCTCGTGGAGAAGCCACTGGCCGGGTCGCTGGCCGAGGCTGAGGAGCTCGTCGCGCTGGCCCGATCGACCGGCGCCGTCCTCCAGGTCGGGCACATCGAGCGGTTCAACCCGGCGCTGTCAGCCCTCCAGCAAAAGCCGCTCCGGCCCCGCTTCATCCACGCCGAGCGCCTCTCGACCTACACGTTCCGCTCGACCGACATCGGCGTCGTCCACGACCTGATGATCCACGACATCGACCTCATCCTGTCGATGGTCTCCGCGCCCGTCCAGTCCGTCTCGGCCGTCGGCCTGAGCCTCTTCAGCGAGCGTGAGGACGTCGCCGACGCCCGCGTCCAGTTCGAGGACGGCACCGTCGCCAACATCACGGCCAGCCGCGCCAGCTACACGGCCGTGAGGAAGATGCGGATCTGGGCGACCGAGGGCTACGCCTCGATCGACTTCGCGACCAAGCAGGCGACCCTCGTCCAGCCTTCCGACGCGTTCCTCGCCGGCCAGCTTGGCCTGGAAGGCGTGGACACCGCCCAGCCGGCCGCCGTCAAGGAGCATCTGTTCGGCAAGATCCTCCGCGTGGACAAGGTGGAAACCTCCGGCCGCGAGCCCCTGGCCCTCGAGCTGGAGGAATTCGTGCGGTGCGTCCGCGGCGAGGCCCGACCCCGCGTCGGCGGCGAGGAGGCCCTCCGCGCGATGCGGCTGGCCGACCAAATCCTCAAGAGCCTGGAAGCCCACCGCTGGGAGGGCGAGCCCTCCGTCGCGACGGCCCCCGCGCTGCCGCCGGCCTCCACTTCCGTCTTCCGGGGACCCCACGCCTGGCGGCTGAACAGCCTCCGGAGGAGCCAGGCTTCGAAGCCCGCAGGATACTGA
- the lpxA gene encoding acyl-ACP--UDP-N-acetylglucosamine O-acyltransferase yields MATMIADTASIDPRAEIADDVEIGPYCVIGPDVRIGRGCRLIAHVCIRGHTTIGEGNTIHPFSTLGGEPQDYSYRGQPTRVEIGDNNVFREAVTVHRGTEKDRGVTTLGSNNYLMANVHVGHDCLLGDRILVGNNTMFGGHIHVESHASISGGVGLHQFVSVGGHAYIGGLSRIVHDAPPFMLVEGNPSKVRCINVVGLKRSGFSAEAIASLHEAHRLLFRARMTPVQATAVLEAHDHLTPEVKRLIEFIERQQQGKHGRGLERAKG; encoded by the coding sequence ATGGCCACGATGATTGCGGACACTGCGTCCATCGATCCCCGAGCCGAGATCGCCGACGACGTGGAGATCGGCCCTTATTGCGTCATCGGCCCGGACGTGCGCATCGGCCGCGGCTGCCGCCTGATCGCCCACGTCTGCATCCGGGGCCACACCACGATCGGGGAGGGGAACACGATCCATCCCTTCTCGACCCTCGGCGGCGAGCCCCAGGATTACTCCTACAGGGGCCAGCCCACCCGCGTCGAGATCGGCGACAATAACGTCTTCCGCGAGGCGGTGACCGTCCACCGGGGGACCGAGAAGGACCGCGGCGTCACCACCCTGGGCTCGAACAACTATCTCATGGCGAACGTCCACGTCGGCCACGACTGCCTGCTCGGCGACCGGATCCTGGTGGGCAACAACACCATGTTCGGGGGCCACATCCACGTGGAGTCGCACGCCTCGATCTCCGGCGGCGTCGGCCTGCACCAGTTCGTCAGCGTGGGCGGCCACGCCTACATCGGCGGGCTGTCCCGGATCGTCCACGACGCCCCGCCGTTCATGCTCGTCGAGGGCAACCCGTCGAAGGTCCGCTGCATCAACGTCGTCGGCTTGAAGCGGAGCGGCTTCTCCGCCGAGGCCATCGCCTCGCTGCACGAGGCCCACCGGCTCCTCTTCCGGGCCCGAATGACCCCGGTCCAGGCGACCGCCGTCCTCGAGGCCCACGACCACCTCACGCCCGAGGTGAAGCGACTGATCGAGTTCATCGAGCGCCAGCAGCAGGGCAAGCACGGCCGCGGCCTCGAGAGAGCGAAGGGGTGA
- the lpxC gene encoding UDP-3-O-acyl-N-acetylglucosamine deacetylase, with amino-acid sequence MLTSKRLQRTLARTTEVRGIGFFHGGDVAVRFHPAEADSGLVFARSDLEGQPSVPARVQYVVPSQRRTTVEDGPARVEMIEHVMAALAGLRIDNCRIEIDGPECPGCDGSSRAFVEAFDQAGIVEQDAPRQALVLERSSTVREGDALLAAHPGSAEGLTLSYHLDYGADSAIVNQSYLVDLTPASFRREIAPSRTFLLEAEAHALQAAGIGRRATPADVLIFGPDGVVGNSLRYPDECARHKILDMVGDFALLGMDLHGFVVAHRSGHHTNASLVRRLLQGLEKEQELVPRPPTLPFREDGTLDIQGIASILPHRYPFLLVDRVLKVNAGRSLVAIKNVSANEPFFQGHWPGRPIMPGVLIIEAMAQAGGVLVAATVDPGARVALLASVDQVKLRRPVVPGDQLRIEVSAERIKPTSASVTAVARVDDAIAAAAKIRFVLVDAKLSA; translated from the coding sequence ATGCTCACGTCCAAGCGTCTCCAGCGCACGCTCGCCCGCACGACGGAGGTGCGGGGGATCGGCTTCTTCCACGGAGGCGACGTCGCGGTCCGCTTCCACCCGGCCGAGGCCGACAGCGGCCTCGTCTTCGCCCGATCGGACCTCGAGGGGCAGCCGTCGGTCCCGGCCCGCGTGCAGTACGTCGTCCCCTCCCAGCGGCGGACGACCGTCGAGGACGGCCCGGCCCGGGTCGAGATGATCGAGCACGTGATGGCGGCGCTCGCCGGCCTCCGCATCGACAATTGCCGGATCGAGATCGACGGGCCGGAGTGCCCCGGCTGCGACGGCTCCAGCCGCGCCTTCGTCGAGGCGTTCGACCAGGCCGGGATCGTCGAGCAGGACGCCCCGCGCCAGGCCCTGGTCCTGGAGCGATCCTCCACCGTCCGCGAGGGGGATGCGCTGCTCGCGGCCCACCCCGGCTCGGCGGAGGGCCTGACCCTCTCGTACCACCTCGACTACGGTGCCGACTCGGCGATCGTCAATCAGAGTTACCTGGTCGACCTGACCCCGGCCTCGTTCCGCCGCGAGATCGCCCCCAGCCGGACGTTCCTGCTGGAGGCGGAGGCGCACGCGCTGCAGGCCGCGGGCATCGGGCGTCGCGCCACTCCCGCGGACGTGCTGATCTTCGGCCCCGACGGGGTCGTCGGCAACTCGCTCCGCTATCCCGACGAGTGTGCCCGGCACAAGATCCTGGACATGGTCGGCGACTTCGCCCTCCTGGGCATGGACCTGCACGGGTTCGTCGTCGCCCATCGCTCCGGGCATCACACCAATGCCTCGCTCGTGCGTCGGCTGCTCCAGGGCCTGGAGAAGGAGCAGGAGCTGGTCCCCCGGCCGCCTACGCTCCCCTTCCGCGAGGATGGGACGCTGGACATCCAGGGGATCGCCTCGATCCTCCCGCATCGCTATCCGTTCCTGCTCGTGGATCGGGTGCTCAAGGTGAACGCCGGCCGGTCGCTGGTGGCCATCAAGAACGTGAGCGCCAACGAGCCCTTCTTCCAGGGCCACTGGCCCGGCCGGCCGATCATGCCGGGCGTGCTGATCATCGAGGCGATGGCCCAGGCCGGCGGCGTCCTCGTGGCGGCCACGGTCGATCCGGGGGCACGCGTCGCGCTGCTCGCCTCGGTGGACCAGGTCAAGCTCCGCAGGCCGGTCGTGCCCGGCGACCAGCTCCGCATCGAGGTCAGCGCCGAGAGGATCAAGCCGACCTCGGCCAGCGTCACGGCCGTGGCCCGCGTCGACGACGCCATCGCCGCCGCGGCCAAGATCCGGTTCGTCCTGGTGGACGCCAAGCTTAGCGCCTGA
- a CDS encoding OmpH family outer membrane protein, translating to MVMSSRAIMAMGAGAVGLCLVVGPTLGQQAQDPAVRRSANTAPAAPAAPAPAVIGTIDMDEVFQKYEKVKASSEEFKSAALLRKADLQKLQQEAQGEAEQLAKLIPGSEDFKKHENRVTELKAKFEAGRELAERDFASREAEAMATLYKEIQTMVARIAKWRNLTYVVKVSNQPVQGSNPNSVMAAMANTMVYADPRNDITKDVVHNLNLIYRKTSGGAAKPAAPAAGAASAPAAGAAAQPEGGN from the coding sequence ATGGTCATGTCTTCTCGTGCGATCATGGCGATGGGCGCCGGTGCGGTGGGCCTCTGCCTGGTGGTGGGGCCGACGCTCGGCCAGCAGGCGCAGGATCCCGCCGTCCGCAGGTCCGCGAACACCGCGCCCGCGGCCCCGGCCGCCCCGGCCCCGGCCGTGATCGGGACCATCGACATGGACGAGGTCTTCCAGAAATACGAGAAGGTCAAGGCGTCCAGCGAGGAGTTCAAGTCGGCCGCGCTGCTGCGGAAGGCCGACCTGCAGAAGCTCCAGCAGGAGGCCCAGGGCGAGGCGGAGCAGCTCGCCAAGCTCATCCCCGGCTCCGAGGACTTCAAGAAGCACGAGAACCGCGTCACCGAGCTGAAGGCCAAGTTCGAGGCCGGCCGCGAGCTGGCCGAGCGCGACTTCGCCTCCCGCGAGGCCGAGGCGATGGCGACGCTCTACAAGGAGATCCAGACGATGGTCGCCCGGATCGCCAAGTGGCGCAACCTGACCTACGTCGTCAAGGTCTCGAATCAGCCGGTCCAGGGCAGCAACCCGAACTCCGTCATGGCCGCGATGGCCAACACGATGGTCTACGCCGACCCCCGCAACGACATCACGAAGGACGTGGTGCACAACCTCAACCTGATCTACAGGAAGACCTCGGGAGGGGCCGCCAAGCCCGCCGCCCCCGCGGCCGGTGCCGCCTCCGCCCCGGCGGCCGGCGCCGCGGCCCAGCCGGAAGGCGGGAACTGA
- a CDS encoding ArsR/SmtB family transcription factor, protein MPRKEMKVATASNGQSHEGTPEISEQSIRELAQVFKLLSDETRLRILFYLALSENRELHVTDLCHRLGQSQPAVSHHLALLRVSGLIESRREGKHNFYSVRTEHFGDLLLSLFSAAGEVPRNKKYKFHDFILAYNGA, encoded by the coding sequence ATGCCGCGTAAAGAGATGAAGGTCGCCACCGCGAGTAACGGCCAGTCGCACGAGGGCACGCCGGAGATCTCCGAGCAGTCGATCCGGGAGCTGGCGCAGGTCTTCAAGCTGCTGAGCGACGAGACCCGGCTGCGGATTCTCTTCTACCTGGCCCTGTCCGAGAACCGCGAGCTCCACGTGACCGACCTGTGCCACCGCCTCGGCCAGAGCCAGCCGGCGGTCAGCCACCACCTCGCCCTGCTCCGGGTCTCCGGCCTGATCGAGTCCCGTCGCGAGGGGAAGCACAACTTCTACAGCGTGCGGACCGAGCACTTCGGAGACCTCCTGCTCAGCCTCTTCTCCGCCGCCGGGGAGGTGCCCCGCAACAAGAAGTACAAGTTCCACGACTTCATCCTGGCCTACAACGGCGCGTGA
- the dapA gene encoding 4-hydroxy-tetrahydrodipicolinate synthase, translated as MSTKGRMFAGCTVALVTPFRDGKVDEDGLRRLVEWQVSQGTPAISPVGTTGEAPTLSHDEHERVIAVVVEAAAGRAKVLPGTGSNSTAEAIRLTKFAARSGADGALLVAPYYNRPSQEGLYRHFAAVAEATDLPQVLYNIPGRTGRNMEPETVERLCRLAPIVGIKEAAGSLDQVSELVLRTDLTVLSGDDSLTLPMLAVGAEGVISVVANLVPRDVIGLIASFREGRLDEARRAHARLFPLCKDLLGLGPNPVPLKAALSLLGVGNGEIRLPLCPLEGAPLATLEASLSRYGLRPSAS; from the coding sequence ATGTCGACGAAGGGTCGGATGTTCGCGGGCTGCACGGTCGCGCTGGTCACGCCGTTCCGGGACGGCAAGGTCGATGAGGATGGGCTCCGCAGGCTCGTGGAGTGGCAGGTCAGCCAGGGGACGCCCGCGATCAGCCCGGTGGGGACGACGGGCGAGGCCCCGACGCTCTCGCACGACGAGCATGAGCGCGTGATCGCCGTGGTGGTCGAGGCGGCGGCGGGCCGGGCGAAGGTGCTGCCGGGGACCGGTTCCAATTCCACGGCGGAGGCGATCCGGCTGACGAAGTTCGCCGCGAGGTCCGGGGCCGACGGGGCCCTGCTCGTCGCGCCGTACTACAATCGGCCCAGCCAGGAGGGCCTGTACCGGCACTTCGCGGCCGTGGCGGAGGCGACCGACCTGCCCCAGGTGCTCTACAACATCCCCGGGCGGACCGGGCGGAACATGGAGCCGGAGACGGTGGAGCGGCTCTGCCGGCTGGCGCCGATCGTCGGCATCAAGGAGGCCGCCGGGTCGCTGGACCAGGTCAGCGAGCTGGTGCTGCGGACCGACCTGACGGTCCTGTCGGGGGACGACAGCCTGACGCTGCCGATGCTCGCCGTCGGCGCCGAGGGCGTGATCTCGGTGGTGGCCAACCTCGTGCCCCGGGACGTCATCGGCCTGATCGCGTCCTTCCGCGAGGGGCGGCTCGACGAGGCGAGGCGCGCCCACGCCCGGCTCTTCCCGCTCTGCAAGGACCTCCTGGGCCTGGGCCCCAACCCGGTCCCCCTGAAGGCGGCACTCTCCCTGCTCGGCGTCGGCAACGGCGAGATCCGGCTCCCCCTCTGCCCGCTCGAGGGCGCCCCGCTCGCCACCCTCGAGGCGTCGCTGTCCCGCTACGGCCTGAGGCCCTCCGCGTCCTGA